One stretch of Epinephelus lanceolatus isolate andai-2023 chromosome 15, ASM4190304v1, whole genome shotgun sequence DNA includes these proteins:
- the zbtb42 gene encoding zinc finger and BTB domain-containing protein 18.2 isoform X1, translating into MGYEGRMEFPDHSRQLLQCLSQQRHQGFLCDCTVLVGEARFKAHRAVLASCSMYFHLFYRDQLDKRDVVHLNSDIVTAPAFSLLLEFMYEGKLEFSSLPVEDVLAAASYLHMYDIVKVCKGKLKDKELSSLDEKMSEGLGLSCLDRENSSDGELHSKQLIRRQPQTQSQGLHRAPPAEEFDMDNSEVRLAVTDCDRSARTRQKANGHSGRSPDLVGVNYLSAEAEPCVQTAGKTKADVSSSTVSLSQRSRASDDMDCALDLSFKPLSSRDPLHPSYVSGQLALDSQQQGTEPLVKDEHDLLSEQEDSEPMSPESQRFGNSARSSVVTGFAALFPGNNGSTAALLSQEEDLMDEEGEACRGREGAPGREVEERRGRLLGDSEEEEEDDLASSDISTSSGVLLPPGQQVCVCPLCSKVFPSPHVLQLHLSSHFREKDGARSKLSPDGSVPTCMQCNKTFSCMYTLKRHERTHSGEKPYTCGQCGKSFQYSHNLSRHAVVHTREKPHACKWCERRFTQSGDLYRHIRKFHCGLVKTLAIG; encoded by the exons ATGG GTTATGAAGGAAGAATGGAGTTCCCAGACCATAGCCGCCAGTTGCTGCAGTGTCTGAGTCAGCAGCGTCACCAAGGTTTCCTCTGTGACTGCACTGTTCTTGTCGGGGAGGCTCGATTCAAAGCGCACAGAGCCGTGCTGGCCTCCTGCAGCATGTACTTCCATCTCTTCTACAGGGACCAGCTGGACAAAAGGGACGTTGTGCATCTCAACAGTGACATTGTGACAGCCCCGGCTTTCAGTCTGCTCCTTGAATTTATGTATGAGGGGAAGTTGGAATTCAGCTCTCTCCCGGTAGAGGATGTCCTGGCAGCAGCCAGTTACCTCCACATGTATGATATAGTGAAAGTGTGTAAAGGCAAGCTTAAAGATAAGGAACTCTCCTCTCTGGATGAAAAGATGAGTGAGGGTTTGGGACTCAGCTGTCTGGACAGGGAAAATTCCTCAGATGGCGAGCTGCACAGTAAGCAGCTCATCCGGCGACAGCCCCAGACACAGTCTCAGGGGCTTCACAGGGCCCCCCCGGCGGAAGAGTTTGACATGGACAACAGCGAAGTCAGGCTGGCTGTCACAGATTGTGATAGGTCTGCGCGGACCAGGCAGAAGGCAAACGGTCACTCTGGCAGGTCCCCGGACCTTGTAGGTGTCAATTATTTGTCAGCAGAGGCCGAGCCCTGCGTCcaaacagctggaaaaacaaaagctgATGTCAGTAGTTCCACCGTATCGCTGTCCCAGAGGTCCCGGGCTTCAGATGACATGGACTGTGCACTGGATTTGTCTTTCAAGCCTCTGTCTAGCAGAGATCCCTTACACCCCTCCTACGTCTCGGGACAGCTGGCCCTCGACAGCCAGCAGCAGGGCACTGAGCCACTTGTTAAAGACGAACACGACTTGCTGTCAGAGCAGGAGGACAGTGAGCCGATGAGCCCTGAGAGCCAGCGCTTTGGGAATAGTGCCAGGAGCTCAGTGGTGACAGGGTTCGCTGCCCTCTTCCCAGGCAACAACGGCTCCACAGCCGCCCTGCTCTCCCAGGAGGAGGACCTGATGGACGAGGAGGGGGAGGcctgcagagggagggagggcgcCCCAGGCAGGGaggtagaggagaggagggggaggctgCTGGGGGacagcgaggaggaggaggaggacgaccTGGCCTCTTCAGACATCTCCACCTCCAGCGGGGTGCTCCTGCCCCCGGGGCAACAGGTGTGCGTGTGCCCCCTCTGCAGCAAAGTTTTCCCCAGCCCCCATGTGCTGCAACTGCACCTCAGCTCACACTTCCGCGAGAAGGACGGTGCCCGCTCCAAGTTGTCCCCTGACGGTTCGGTCCCCACCTGCATGCAGTGCAACAAGACCTTCTCCTGCATGTACACCCTCAAGCGCCATGAGCGCACACACTCTGGCGAGAAGCCATACACCTGTGGCCAGTGTGGCAAGAGCTTCCAGTACTCCCATAACTTAAGTCGGCACGCTGTAGTTCACACACGTGAGAAGCCTCACGCTTGTAAGTGGTGTGAGCGGCGCTTCACCCAATCTGGGGACCTCTACCGCCACATCAGGAAGTTTCACTGTGGCCTTGTCAAGACTCTCGCCATTGGATAA
- the siva1 gene encoding apoptosis regulatory protein Siva: protein MPKRACPFPETFSSQYKIHVGQQELSNYGVFGNKYRQEIYAKTKNLLFNGAKAVMGKIWTGEERCIDPQPTGQPETPACSQTLLKGQTLIGHDGRLTRANAAGLGAPVAPTGCCVCQKSQGSRTPCSQCDRLACSSCTRQCSSCTSHCCSVCTIIDYSGQYDEVLCCSCST, encoded by the exons ATGCCGAAACGAGCTTGTCCTTTCCCGGAAACCTTCTCCTCCCAGTATAAAATACACGTCGGACAACAAGAGCTGAGTAACTACGGCGTGTTTGGAAACAAATACAGGCAGGAAATATACG CAAAGACAAAGAACCTGCTTTTCAATGGTGCCAAGGCTGTGATGGGCAAAATATGGACCGGGGAGGAGAGATGCATCGACCCGCAGCCCACTGGACAACCTGAGACACCTGCATGCAGCCAGACACTGCTGAAAGGACAGACACTGATTGGTCATGATGGGAGACTGACAAGAGCAAACGCTGCAG GTCTAGGTGCACCAGTGGCTCCTAcaggctgctgtgtgtgtcagaagAGCCAGGGATCCAGGACGCCATGCTCCCAATGTGACCGTCTCGCCTGTTCCTCCTGCACCCGCCAATGCTCCAGCTGCACCAGccactgctgctctgtctgcacAATCATAGA TTACAGCGGGCAATACGATGAAGTactgtgctgcagctgctcgACGTGA
- the zbtb42 gene encoding zinc finger and BTB domain-containing protein 18.2 isoform X2, with protein sequence MEFPDHSRQLLQCLSQQRHQGFLCDCTVLVGEARFKAHRAVLASCSMYFHLFYRDQLDKRDVVHLNSDIVTAPAFSLLLEFMYEGKLEFSSLPVEDVLAAASYLHMYDIVKVCKGKLKDKELSSLDEKMSEGLGLSCLDRENSSDGELHSKQLIRRQPQTQSQGLHRAPPAEEFDMDNSEVRLAVTDCDRSARTRQKANGHSGRSPDLVGVNYLSAEAEPCVQTAGKTKADVSSSTVSLSQRSRASDDMDCALDLSFKPLSSRDPLHPSYVSGQLALDSQQQGTEPLVKDEHDLLSEQEDSEPMSPESQRFGNSARSSVVTGFAALFPGNNGSTAALLSQEEDLMDEEGEACRGREGAPGREVEERRGRLLGDSEEEEEDDLASSDISTSSGVLLPPGQQVCVCPLCSKVFPSPHVLQLHLSSHFREKDGARSKLSPDGSVPTCMQCNKTFSCMYTLKRHERTHSGEKPYTCGQCGKSFQYSHNLSRHAVVHTREKPHACKWCERRFTQSGDLYRHIRKFHCGLVKTLAIG encoded by the coding sequence ATGGAGTTCCCAGACCATAGCCGCCAGTTGCTGCAGTGTCTGAGTCAGCAGCGTCACCAAGGTTTCCTCTGTGACTGCACTGTTCTTGTCGGGGAGGCTCGATTCAAAGCGCACAGAGCCGTGCTGGCCTCCTGCAGCATGTACTTCCATCTCTTCTACAGGGACCAGCTGGACAAAAGGGACGTTGTGCATCTCAACAGTGACATTGTGACAGCCCCGGCTTTCAGTCTGCTCCTTGAATTTATGTATGAGGGGAAGTTGGAATTCAGCTCTCTCCCGGTAGAGGATGTCCTGGCAGCAGCCAGTTACCTCCACATGTATGATATAGTGAAAGTGTGTAAAGGCAAGCTTAAAGATAAGGAACTCTCCTCTCTGGATGAAAAGATGAGTGAGGGTTTGGGACTCAGCTGTCTGGACAGGGAAAATTCCTCAGATGGCGAGCTGCACAGTAAGCAGCTCATCCGGCGACAGCCCCAGACACAGTCTCAGGGGCTTCACAGGGCCCCCCCGGCGGAAGAGTTTGACATGGACAACAGCGAAGTCAGGCTGGCTGTCACAGATTGTGATAGGTCTGCGCGGACCAGGCAGAAGGCAAACGGTCACTCTGGCAGGTCCCCGGACCTTGTAGGTGTCAATTATTTGTCAGCAGAGGCCGAGCCCTGCGTCcaaacagctggaaaaacaaaagctgATGTCAGTAGTTCCACCGTATCGCTGTCCCAGAGGTCCCGGGCTTCAGATGACATGGACTGTGCACTGGATTTGTCTTTCAAGCCTCTGTCTAGCAGAGATCCCTTACACCCCTCCTACGTCTCGGGACAGCTGGCCCTCGACAGCCAGCAGCAGGGCACTGAGCCACTTGTTAAAGACGAACACGACTTGCTGTCAGAGCAGGAGGACAGTGAGCCGATGAGCCCTGAGAGCCAGCGCTTTGGGAATAGTGCCAGGAGCTCAGTGGTGACAGGGTTCGCTGCCCTCTTCCCAGGCAACAACGGCTCCACAGCCGCCCTGCTCTCCCAGGAGGAGGACCTGATGGACGAGGAGGGGGAGGcctgcagagggagggagggcgcCCCAGGCAGGGaggtagaggagaggagggggaggctgCTGGGGGacagcgaggaggaggaggaggacgaccTGGCCTCTTCAGACATCTCCACCTCCAGCGGGGTGCTCCTGCCCCCGGGGCAACAGGTGTGCGTGTGCCCCCTCTGCAGCAAAGTTTTCCCCAGCCCCCATGTGCTGCAACTGCACCTCAGCTCACACTTCCGCGAGAAGGACGGTGCCCGCTCCAAGTTGTCCCCTGACGGTTCGGTCCCCACCTGCATGCAGTGCAACAAGACCTTCTCCTGCATGTACACCCTCAAGCGCCATGAGCGCACACACTCTGGCGAGAAGCCATACACCTGTGGCCAGTGTGGCAAGAGCTTCCAGTACTCCCATAACTTAAGTCGGCACGCTGTAGTTCACACACGTGAGAAGCCTCACGCTTGTAAGTGGTGTGAGCGGCGCTTCACCCAATCTGGGGACCTCTACCGCCACATCAGGAAGTTTCACTGTGGCCTTGTCAAGACTCTCGCCATTGGATAA
- the adss1 gene encoding adenylosuccinate synthetase isozyme 1, giving the protein MSLTWSAKDQKNMNQPAVAGQKRSRNDAGNKVTVVLGAQWGDEGKGKVVDLLATEADIVCRCQGGNNAGHTVVVDGKEYDFHLLPSGIINSKSISLIGNGVVIHLPGLFEEGDKNEKKGLKGWDKRLIVSDRAHLVFDFHQVVDGLQETERQAQEGKNIGTTKKGIGPAYSSKASRTGLRVCDLLGDFKDFSLRFKNLVHQYQSMYPTLTVDTEDQLKKLKEYAERLRPMVRDGVYYMYEALHGSPKKILVEGANAALLDIDFGTYPFVTSSNCTVGGACTGLGIPPLNIGEVFGVSKAYTTRVGIGAFPTEQLNAVGELLQTRGHEVGVTTGRKRRCGWLDLVIVRYAHMINGFTAIALTKLDILDVLDEIKVGVAYKLNGKRIPHFPANMDVLHKVEVEYETFPGWKTDTSAARKWNDLPAKAQNYIRFIENHIGVPIKWVGVGKSRECMIQMF; this is encoded by the exons ATGTCGCTCACCTGGTCGGcaaaagaccaaaaaaacatgaatcaaCCCGCCGTAGCCGGACAGAAGCGATCGCGCAACGACGCGGGGAACAAAGTGACGGTGGTGCTCGGCGCGCAGTGGGGAGACGAGGGCAAAGGGAAAGTCGTCGATTTGCTGGCGACCGAAGCGGATATTGTCTGCAGATGTCAG GGCGGCAACAATGCAGGACACACAGTGGTCGTGGATGGCAAGGAGTACGACTTCCACCTTCTCCCCAGTGGAATCATCAACTCCAAAAGCATATCACTCATCG GCAATGGAGTTGTTATACATCTACCCGGCTTGTTTGAAGAGGGcgataaaaatgaaaagaaag GTCTGAAAGGCTGGGATAAGAGACTAATTGTCTCAGACAGAGCTCACCTTG TGTTTGATTTCCACCAGGTTGTCGACGGCTTGCAGGAAACTGAGAGACAAGCACAAGAAGGAAAGAA CATTGGAACAACCAAGAAGGGCATCGGACCGGCATACTCCAGCAAAGCATCTCGCACCGGCCTACGTGTATGTGACCTCCTGGGTGACTTCAAGGACTTTTCTTTGAG ATTCAAGAACCTTGTCCACCAGTATCAATCCATGTACCCAACCTTGACAGTTGACACTGAGGACCAACTGAAAAAACTCAAG GAATACGCTGAGAGATTGCGGCCGATGGTGAGAGACGGGGTCTATTACATGTATGAAGCTCTTCATGGATCTCCAAAGAAAATTTTGGTTGAAGGGGCCAACGCTGCTCTCCTCGACATTGACTTTG GCACATATCCTTTTGTGACATCGTCAAACTGCACCGTGGGCGGCGCGTGCACTGGTCTCGGCATCCCTCCGCTGAATATTGGTGAAGTGTTTGGTGTATCAAAGGCCTACACTACCAGAGTGGGAATCGGAGCCTTCCCCACAGAACAACTCAAC GCAGTGGGAGAGCTGCTGCAGACGAGGGGTCATGAGGTTGGTGTAACCACAGGAAGGAAGCGGCGTTGTGGCTGGTTGGATCTTGTCATCGTCAGATACGCTCATATGATTAATGGCTTCACCGC CATTGCTTTGACAAAACTTGACAttctggatgtgctggatgaaATCAAAGTTGGAGTCGCGTACAAACTCAACGGAAAAAGAATTCCCCATTTCCCAG CCAACATGGACGTTTTACACAAAGTGGAGGTTGAGTATGAGACTTTCCCTGGCTGGAAGACAGACACATCTGCAGCCAGGAAGTGGAACGACCTCCCAGCCAAGGCACAAAACTACATCCGCTTCATTGAGAACCACATTGGAGTTCCCA ttAAGTGGGTTGGTGTTGGAAAGTCCAGAGAGTGCATGATCCAGATGTTCTAA